Part of the Desulfolutivibrio sulfoxidireducens genome is shown below.
GTTCAGCGACACCATGATCATGCTCGTCGTGTTGGCCGTCGTGGTCATCATCCTGTTCGTCAAAACCGCCGTGGTGGTTCCCCAGCGCTCGGAGTTCGTGGTGGAGCGCCTGGGCAAGTTCCACAACGCGCTGGGGGCGGGTTTCCACATCCTGATCCCCTTTCTGGACAAGATCGCCTATCGCCGGTCGCTCAAGGAGGAGGTCATGGACATCCCCTCCCAGACCTGCATCACCAAGGACAATGTGGCCGTGTCCATCGACGGGGTGCTGTATCTGCAGGTCATCGACTCCAAGCTGTCGGCCTACGGCATCGAGAACTATTACGTGGCCTCGTCGCAATTGGCGCAAACGTCCTTGCGTTCGGCCATCGGCAAGATCAGTCTGGATAAGACCTTCGAGGAGCGGGAGAACATCAACCGGCAGGTGATCGAGGCCGTGGACGAGGCGGCCCAGAACTGGGGCATCAAGGTGCTTCGCTATGAAATCAGGGACATTACCCCGCCCTCGTCGGTGATGGAGGCCATGGAACGGCAGATGAAGGCCGAGCGCGAGAAGCGGGCCGAGATCGCCACCTCCGAGG
Proteins encoded:
- a CDS encoding SPFH domain-containing protein is translated as MFSDTMIMLVVLAVVVIILFVKTAVVVPQRSEFVVERLGKFHNALGAGFHILIPFLDKIAYRRSLKEEVMDIPSQTCITKDNVAVSIDGVLYLQVIDSKLSAYGIENYYVASSQLAQTSLRSAIGKISLDKTFEERENINRQVIEAVDEAAQNWGIKVLRYEIRDITPPSSVMEAMERQMKAEREKRAEIATSEGDRQARINRAEGMRQEAISVSEGEKQKRINEAEGRSREIELLAQATAQGLLAVAAAVAAEGGVTAANLRVAERYLAEFGNLAKAGNTMILPANLADIAGVVATAMSVMQGAGGKKAGM